Proteins co-encoded in one Capsicum annuum cultivar UCD-10X-F1 chromosome 9, UCD10Xv1.1, whole genome shotgun sequence genomic window:
- the LOC124887116 gene encoding leucine-rich repeat receptor protein kinase MSP1-like, with protein sequence MARASTVEEFNHYIKEVKRIYKRVKDYLFDIGYQKWARAHSTVNRTMIMTFNIAESVNSAIKEERDLPKHIMFQCLLFVKSSPTAARDIKSSNILLGRNFKPQVSDFVLAQIISICESYVSTILAGKFGFISPEYGQIMITETKGEIYSFGVVMLELVTGRAPTGQADVERDNLIGWVKWMVANGKEI encoded by the exons ATGGCCAGAGCATCTACTGTGGAAGAATTTAATCACTACATAAAAGAAGTGAAAAGAATTTATAAGAGAGTGAAGGATTACTTGTTTGATATCGGATATCAGAAATGGGCAAGAGCACATTCTACTGTAAATAGAACAATGATAATGACCTTTAATATTGCCGAGTCAGTAAATTCAGCAATCAAAGAGGAAAGAGATCTTCCG AAGCATATAATGTTCcaatgtcttttgtttgttaagAGTTCCCCAACTGCTGCCAG AGATATCAAGTCGAGCAATATACTCCTAGGTAGGAACTTCAAACCACAAGTCTCTGACTTTGTCCTGGCTCAAATAATTAGTATTTGTGAAAGCTATGTTAGCACAATCCTTGCTGGTAAATTTGGGTTTATATCACCTGAGTATGGACAAATCATGATAACTGAAACCAAGGGTGAAATCTATAGCTTTGGAGTGGTAATGTTGGAACTGGTGACAGGAAGGGCACCAACAGGACAAGCTGATGTCGAAAGGGACAATCTTATTGGCTGGGTAAAATGGATGGTTGCAAATGGCAAGgagatttaa